ACCCCTGGGCGTCTATGTCTGCAACAACTACATACCTCCTGCCCTTCATTCGGTTGTCAAGAATCAAGTCCCTCTCTGCCGCGTTGAGGCGTCCGTAGACAGAAGGATTCTGTAACACCAATAGATAGTCGGTGCTCATGACTTTGTAGGCAGCTCCTTTAAGGGCGTCTAGATGGTGCTTCTTGGCAAAGGAGAGCACTTCGTAACAGTTCTCCAGATTAAGGTGGATATCAAACGCAGACTCTGGGCTCAGGGTGACATGATGGGTGGAAGTGCCAGGCGTCATCAGTGTATCCGTGGCGGCGTCTGGGCCGTGCCCGGTCAGACTAGGGCCCAAGGCTTGTGCGGCAGAAGGTGTGTTGCTCACACTTGAAGATCCTGTCTCCAAGTCTACATTGTGGACCTCATTGTCCTCTGATTGACTGAGCTTTTGAGATTGAGTTATTGGTACCAAGTCAGTCTCATCCACGTCTCCAACCTCCCCAGCCTGACATTTCTCACGCTCTTCCTTTTCTATGTCTGTTTTAATATGGACGAGAGATGGATGAGGAGGGCCGACTCCAACATTTACACAACGTTCTCTTACCGACTCTGAGGTGGACTCCACGTGGTAGTTATAGATCTTTCCTCTCAGTTCCCCTGCTCCATGCACCCGGTTTGGAACTCCATCCTCTGCTCTTTTCTCTCTGATGACGCCCTCTGCTAGCCGGACTTCAGACGTGGATGAAAACCTGTGGATCTCACGGATGGTTTGACGGTCCTGATTTATTGACACGTCAACGTCACATTGTGTCTTCACGTTCTGAGCAGCGCGAGCTGTACAGTCACCTGTAGTCCCCGAATGCCAGCTGTCGTGCATCTCTTTCCCTTCTGGATCCTGCCGGTAACGGGGATCAGGCGTTTGGCCGCAGACTCCATCGCCAGTAAAGTTGTCTTCTCCTCTGTGTTGCGTTTGGACACCCCCTGCGTTCTGCAGCGGCCCCTGATCCGGAACCCATCCACATTCCTTGGTGCTCTTTACGTGTTGTTGCTCTTCTGTATGCGCATGTTGTTGCTCTTTGCAGATTGCAGAgttgtttaatgttttcaggTCTGTGAGGAGGACTTCTCGTGTCCTCTGAGAGTCGACGACAGGGTGCCCGGTGTCTGTGACTTTCCTGCCCGACAAGGTGCCCTTTACACGCCGGAGCCTCAGCTTAGCTGTGTCGCCATCCTCGTAACCCTGCAGAGAAGCTTCCGCAGCCACGTCTTCTTCCCGTGTGACAGTGGTGGGATCTCCCCTGCATGTTCCGACGCTCGCAGGTGCTCGGGATTTATAGAATCTATACGCCAGAGCCAGCACAAACAGAGCAGACAGGGAGAGAGCCACTTTCCCCGCGAGCGGCATGTCCAAGTGCCCGGCTGCGCTCTCCCCGCCCGTGTTAATCATTATTCTGCGTTAAGTGCGGGCTGAAGAATGTCAGGAATCCATTTAATGATCCTGTGCCGAGAACCGGCCCGATCCGCTCTGCATGCGCGCTCTGCGCTCGTCTCCAGCAGGTGAGCCGCGGCGGCCAGGTAGGGTGCAGAGTGGCCGGCTCGGGTCTGCCAGGGCATCTGTTTTTCATAATGGTGACAAGTTTGCATGTTGAAGGAAGGTGGGGAGGGCAGGTAAAGCAAACAGCCGTGGAAGCAACGTGACACGGGACTGCTGTTTGCCAAGCAAATAGATTGGAAAACATTTCTCACGCTGAGGACCCAACCGCAGCCGCACCACCTACTCCTGATCACGGCTGGCTTCCTGCGTCCCGACTACCGCTGGGTGTGAAACGCAACACGGCACCCACGTTTCTATGGACACCGGCACATCGCGGCCGCCCTGATACAAATAGTGATTAGCCGGTGCCAGTCAGAGCAAATGGGAACGGCTGTATGTAACACGGGATGAATCGGCCTTCATATCTGTTCATGCGTGACATTTATTAAAGGGAAACACACCTCACAATAATCACCTGTCTAACGTGTAGAGTCACACACGATGCATCTTTACTGATGGATCAAGTTACACGGGTGCCATGCATGTAGTATGGAGGCAGCGTGCCGCGTATCATGTTACACGGGTACACTGCATGTAGTATGAAGGCAATGTGCTGCATATAATGTTACACGGGTGCAGTGCATGTAGTATGGAGGCAGCGTGCCGCGTATCATGTTACACGGGTGCAGTGCATGTAGTATGGAAGCAGCTTGCCGCGTATTATGTTACACGGGTGCAGTGCATGTAGTATGGAGGCAGCGTACCGCGTATCATGTTACACGGGTACAGTGCATGTAGTATGGAGGCAGCGTGCCGCATATCATGTTACATGGGTACAGTGCATGTAGTGTGGAGGCAGCGTGCTGCGTATCATGTTACACGGGTACAGTGCATGTAGTATGGAGGCAGCGTGCCGCATATCATGTTACACGGGTGCAGTGCATGTAGTACGGAGGCAGCATGCCGCGTATCATGTTACCCGGGTGCAGCGCATGTAGTGTGGAGGCAGCGTGCCGCGTATCATGTTACACGGGTGCAGTGCATGTAGTATGGAGGCAGGGAGTTGGAGATCAGGCATTGAAGTGGCTTCTAAGAGGCGAATTGTTTTGCTGAGGAAAGCGGCTTCTGCGGGGCGACGGATGGGAAGGGACTTTTTGGGTGTTTATTTAGTATCAAAGTGTAATTTTAAACGGCCGCCACGACTTTATTTTTGACTCGGAGCATCTGGCAGAAGCTGGCGATTAAATATGCGAATCTGGATGCGGTCCCGGGGGCCGAGACGCCGCGCGccgaaataaattattttaaaagagaACAAGGAGATGAAAGGAACAAACGGAGACAGGAAGAGAATGAAAAGATAATTGGGCGCTGGATCGGAGGCTCTGCGTGTGTACACAGCCGctatttattcctccccagaaCCCTGTGTTTGCTCAAAGGGAGGATCGTCGTATCTAAAACAAATGTCTGTGAAATGCAAATAAACGAGTCCGTTCCGTGCCGGATTAGGGCTTCCATTGTGTCGCAAAAGGGTTTTTCTTCCCTCGCGAGGGCTGACGGGAAGAAGCAGCTGCCGGGACCGGCAGAGCCGGTTTCACACGCCGGCCACATTTAAAGAAACACGTACCTGGTGGGGACATTCCGTGTGCAAGACTCACGATTAACACGTCAAGTGTCAGGAGGGCAGCGAAGTGTTAATCTGTGGGATTTCcctattaacaataacatttcaCCAAATCCCCCCGGGGTCAGAGACCGGGCTCGGGGGCAGCTAACGCCGTCCCAACCTTCCGGTAGATGCCCCGCCAAACCACGGAGCGATGAAATGAGACAACCAAGTGAGGGCCACGGGGGCCAAACTCACTGAACTCACACTTCCACCACTCTCAGCCACGACACATTATTCATGACCTGGACCGGTAAAGGCCATATCCTCTAAATGGCGCTTAGCGTTCATTGGACGGCACAGAAGATGCGCCGCGCCCTTTTCCCGGCTCggaatgttatatttttatgaggAATTTGCAGAAATGTCACTTTTTGTCGGAGGACGCAATGTGCCAAAAGCGTGGCGTCTGCACAATGCCGCCCTGCGAAGGACGCGCCACTCGAGAGGAGAGCCACCCGAGCGCCCACAGAAACGCGCTCGCTTCATTAAAGAGGCAGAAAGGGGAAATCAATACCCCTCGTGGTCAGCAGCAGCATGCGCGGCGGCACTTAGCTGTCCTTCCCTGCGTCTGCCGGCCGCTCTCTCACACGGAGAGAATGGCGCTTTTCGGAAGGAATGTTTAGATTTGCGTCTTCTCTCCGGGTTGGAATGAACTCGGATTGATTTGTTGTGTTCTGAATGAGGAAGGGCATTGGCTCGCATTCCAGCCAATGGGGGGCTGCGAGAGGCTGCTGCCAGAGGGGCTAttatgatgggaattgtagtcctcAGCAGCTGAGGCCCCGTCAGTCCTCTCTATCTTCTCCTCCGACTTTGGGCCGTATTCgtatttgatggtgctatataaaacaataaataataagagcAACTCTAGTGCTAACTGTGCATCAATCAGGAGGAACATTCTGTTGGTTTCTATGGCGACAGCCCCACATCTAATTGCTGTTTCCATCCCATTTTGGTTGTGGGTTCTTTTTCTCCCCGTTACCCACTACGTGGCACCCACCAAGCTGGGCATCTCTGACAGAACCGAGGATCTGCCCCTGGTGAGGGTTTCTGGGGCACTTCTCTgctctgccgtttgtttttgtGACAGCGTTATCAGCCGCGAGGATCCGGCGGAGCCGCTGCCAGaaatcttaattaaaaaaaataataatttccttcCCCGGTAGGAAttccttttcattttgaaaCTCGAATGAAAAGCCGACCCGCATCAAACATGCGCAGAGAATGGCGGCAGCAGCGATAAGCCAAAGGTTTATTTGCAGATATCTACCCCCCGTCCACACATAACGGGCGGAATGACGCGGATCTACCTCGTGCTTATCACCCCTGTGTTTTTCTGTGGAAAACCTTTGGGGCGagcgagaccagcgactgaggAGGTTGGAGTCTTTGGAGCCGGGTTTAACTCGCTATCGGCTCTTTTACTTCTAGGCCGTTTAGTTTTGGCGTTGGGGTTTTTGGATTATTTTCGCGTTTGATGTGTCGGGGACGTCGGGGAGGAAGAAGCCGCCACAAAGTCTTATTTCTACTGTGAAGACTTTTCCTCTTTCGGCGGAGTTTAGAGGCAGCTTTTCTAGGTCGGTTTCCATGGAAGTCGTTGCAATAATAAGCTCCATTTTGGGGACATTAAAGGTATCTGAGAGCGCAGCGCGACCCCGAAGAGAGCCCGCGCAGCGCGTGTCGGGGGAAGAAGGACGGGGAGGGGCCCGGGGCCATGTTTGGGTGTTTGAACCCGGGGAAGTGTTTAGGCGGCGCAGGTTTAGGGAAACGTGGTTTGTTCACCAGCAGAAAGTAACTGTGTATAAAACAAGTAGATTGTGAGCTCTTTAGCAGAGAAATGCAATGTAATGCAGCCTCGTTATATATCGGGGAGCGCGGCCTCGTCATATATCGGGGAGCGCAGCCTCGTCATATATCGGGGAGCGCGGCCTCGTCATATATTGGGGAGCGCAGCCTCGTTATATATCGGGGAGCGCAGCCTCGTTATATATCGGGGAGCACAGCCTCGTTATATATCGGGGAGCGCAGCCTCGTTATATATCGGGGAGCGCAGCCTCGTTATATATCGGGGAGCTCAGCCTCGTTATATATCGGGGAGCGCAGCCTCGTCATATATCGGGGAGCGCAGCCTCGTTATATATCGGGGAGTGCAGCCTCGTCATATATCAGGGAGCGCAGCCTCGTTATATATCGGGGAGCGCAGCCTCGTCATATATCGGAGAGCACAGCCTCGTTATATATCTGGGAGCGCAGCCTCGTTATATATCGGGGAGCGCAACCTCGTTATATATCGGGGAGGGCTGCCTCATCATATATCGGGGCGCGCAGCCTCGTTATATATCGGGGAGCGCAGCCTCGTTATATATCGGGGAGCGCAGCCTCGTTAGATATCGGGGAGCGCAGCCTCGTCATATATCGGGGAGCGCAGCCTCATCATACATGGGGGAGCGCAGCCTCgttatatttagatatttaggGGAGCGCAGCCTCGTCATATATTTAGGGGAGCGCAGCCTCGTTATATATCGGGGAGCGCAGCCTCGTCATATATTTAGGGGAGCGCAGCCTCGTCATGTATTTTGGGGAGTGCAGTCTGTTTTAGGGGTTCAGGGAGCCAGCGAGGTTCTCTGCAGTGTTTTTGCAGCGTTGTTGCAGCGTTGTGATCCGCACGCAGTCCGTGTGTCGGGTCACGCTGACTCCCTCCTGCATTGTCTGGGCCGTTAGTGACGGGCGAATCGCCCACTGAAATTATAAACGGAACAAAAGGCTATTCACTAAAAGCGGCTCAATTACCGAAAGAAATTGGAACTCGATAAGAAAAGACTCGCATTTTGTTACCAAGGAAAGCGGATGGGATAAAGACGCAAATTGGAGCCGCGCTTACTGGGATTTTGTGCAGCTTTACTGTAATTAGAATGTCACGGGACGGACTCTCCGACCGCTATGCAAACTCTCTGCACAAGCAACTCCATCCAGAGAACAAGCGGACAACTAGAAGGGGCTCCGTAACCAGGGAAACGCAAACATTTTGGGGAAACATCAGGGCCGCTGCTCACAGGTTATCTGAGTAAAGCCCCCCTAATGTCTGGAGGGGAATccgcccccccccagcgctCAGCTTTACCTTCGTTAAGAAGAAAAATTCCCTTAGCAAGCacggaaaataaaaatacaccatTGTGAGAAATCCAGTATTGTGCTTTTTTGGATTTTGCTCTATACTCTCTTTTTTTGCCAGAATAGATGATTCCGTCCTTAATTACgcgggatgtatatatatatattccggagTCTCTGCAGATCAGGAACTGGCTGACACCTGCAAATGAAACGAATGATTCCTAACTTCCCGCTGGCACATCGCGGAAATAACTGGCATTTATTCGCTTCACTTTCTGTAAAATATGCGTTTGGAAGAAGACGACGTCTCTCCTGCCAATGCCACGGGGAGCGGTCTGATGGATACGATCCGTACCCCGGGAACGTATAGAATACCGGCAAACCTGACCGAAAGAGTTCAGGAACGTTTTATGACGCGTCCTATTTGTCTTTTGACACCATTTGGGACGAGCAGTCattatttttgtctgtttttttatatacacggAGAATGGTGGTCAGTTCCAGCAGGAAGTGAGGCGTGCACCGGACTAATGCTTCCCCCGGCCACATCACAAAATCATTTCATTGCCTTTGCGGGAAGTTTTAGGAATTCGGTAATCACTGGCTTACTTTGTGAAGCAGGCGCTTAGTATGAAGGTCATCAATAGGTTCTTCAAGGTCCTCACTTGTGGGGTGCAGGACTGCAAGCCACTGATTGGTGACTAACCCCCCATGTTACTGCCCCTCTTAAGATAATTTCCCCCAGGTGGGTTCAGGAGTGAGTAGACCCTGCGGGACATCTCTCTGCCCTGCGTACAGAGAACTGCGTTTACTGAAATCGAACCTCGCAGGGTTtatccctccccccccccggcagatAGGGGAGAATTCATTGTATAAAATGTCTGGATTTCCATCCCATCAGACTAAAGGTCACGGGGAgaatggggccgacctgccgaTGTACTGGAAGCGGCCATGCTTAGCAGCGATTCATTGGATACGGAGTGCTTGGGAAGAGCTTGGCCGCCATGTTTTCAGGATCTCGCTCCAACAAGGCTTCCTTTTCACGGCCCTTATGGAGAAAACCAAACCAATCCTTGGAATAAACCGCAGCCTTTAAGTGCGAAACATCCGTTTTCTCAACACTTCACGTCTGGATGTTGCACAGCGCGGCCCCTTTAACCGTCTTGTGCCCTATCAGGCGACCGATCTGCCCCATGCGCTAGGAGCTCGTTCGATCCGCACACTGGCTTCGCAGCCGTAGCGCTGTTTGTCTCAGACCTGCgcagagacggacattaatgcTCACGGAGATTTGTCAGTCTGGCGCAGTCATCACTCCGGTGGTCCACGGACCTTTATAGCACTCCTGTGTCTTTAACgctctgtctttttttcccttggtTCCAGGCTAaaacttttcatttgcatttaaatagAGAGTTGGAAGTCTGTAAATCTCAATTTTCTTAGTGAGTGGGCATAATGGTTGTTTAATCACGTTCAGATGAAGCCTGCAGCTGAAACGCAGCACAGGGACAGCGCATATTAAATCGGGCGAAGGTGGGGAGAGGACATACCCCCCGCGTCTCACTGCCACATCTACAGGGGCCTGAAAGGGTGCGGGGGAAAACCGTGTCATGGAATTAGGTCTCAGGTTCGGATTCCCCCTCCGTCACCAAAACCAAAGGCTCTATTTCATTAAACGTTTGAGGTCTCTATTATCGTGAAGATTTACCAGCACTGCGAGGGTTAAGACGTTTGATGTGACCATTTCACaattaatttttatgtttttccattttttttttttaatatcctttCCTTTACGACCAAAACGTTCCAAAAAGGAACAACATCCATTTTTTGAGGCATTTAACCTGATTTAAACGTGGCGTCTCCCCCGGCAGAGTAATTGTTACGGCTGTTATTTCCTTTATAGGGAGAACGAGAAGGCTGATTATTCTAATGTTCCTTTTTTACGCTTTcccttgattttattttttagcccTTCTGACGAGCTCAGAGCCGTAAAACATCTCGGATGATTTCTGCCTTTAATCCATTTGGTTTCTAATAAAGTAAAGTGAattcttccatttttttgtttttttggcaaaaacttggTGATTCTTTACCCTTTGGAGGGGTTGAGGGTCCACATATGGATCCGTACATGTTGGGTCATTATGATTGTTGAGATTATAAACAGGAGTAGAATAATCATTCGTGGTGATGAAAGGAGATAGGAACGCGTACCTACTTTCCCACGAGCCCCTTCCCTTACAAACCGCTTGTGATCGATAGAATGTATCTAGCTGGAAAATGTCATTATTAAACGGCATCAGCGAAGAATTGGCTgctttattttgcaataaaTTTCCTGCCATGAAATTTGGTATTTTAGAGGATTTAACAACATCCAAAAAACCTGAGCGGCAGATAATGAATATAGAAGGCGTTATAAAGAAATGGTCATAAAAACAGCGCCCTGTTAAACCCCTGAGTGATTTATTGTACTTCCGGGTGACAGGGTCTGCTTTAAACGTCTTATTCAATGACTTCATTATCGGCTCAATCAGTCCATCAATCCCTCCGGCAATAAATTAGCCCCTTTCAGTGCGTCCAGCGGCTGCAGTCTGTATACATTAATGGTGGAAAGCAGGGGCTGCAGCACAATGTGGCTGTTAACCCTTTGCCTCGCGGACTGTTACCGGTACTGGATCACAGTGGTGGACAGGATTTCCTACATATCTTGTAGTCTGGAATTAATTACAGATGAGACCCGGGAGAGGCAGAAACGTGCGCAGCTCACCGGTGAGTCCCTTGAAGAGGCAGAAGCGTAAACCCTGTGCCTGGAGCACATGGTGGGAATTTGCTCGCTGCGTGACTCTTCAGAAGGACCTTTTAGTCGCCGGTTTGTAGGCATGTTGTTTCCTGGGTAAACCAAACTGCCATCTTTAGCTTTGCTTCTGTTAGACGGCGCTCACTATTTGGCCCTTGCAGTCTAGCTCTTGGACGGGGCGCTTCTTCTGGCCCCACAATCTAACATGACACCTTTCCCTTTCAAAGTCTTGCGGCTGTTTGTTGGATGTTTCTGTTTTGGATAAAACAGATCATTACATGAACTCCAAACAGGATAAATAAAACCGATTCCAGTGACCCCAAAATGCCGTCCCCCCCCAGCCGGGGGCTTTGCGCAGACTGACGCCGGTCCATGGAGACTCACCGGAGCACAGATGGACCGCGTCGCCTCTGCAAAACGATGACATTACGAGTAGCAAGCGGCATTCTGCGTTACCGAGACACATATGTTCTCTTTTTACTGAGTTTTTACGGACAGACTGAAATAATTTCACTAACTAAATGTTACGAACCCTGCGAGGCGGGCGGGCGGGCGTGCGCAGCAGTGCGGTGCGCAGCAGTGCGGTGCGCAGCAGGTTCAGACCCTGCTCTGCAGTCAGTCTCGGGCTCCTGCCGCGATTGTGATCTTTAAGCGATGAAGTTTGTAATGCTTTGTGTTTGAACAGAGCGGCTTTTGTTCTGCAATCGTAATGACAAAAATCTCCAGGTAACCTTTGATATAAATCAATGACGCAACACTCTCAGGAAAAGCCGCCACCTCGCAGACGTTTCAGATTCGCGGCTGTCATTGACTTGCTGCTATAAACCTGCTCTGAAACAATGGAGGTTTAATTAACACTCCCTGGAAAGGACAAGCGGAAGGGGAGAGAAAGCAAAATAAGAATTGGCAGATAGCGAAAGCTTCCGGATTATTCTCTGCTGTCGCACTAATTGCAGCGGTTGAGGCTGAATTGATTCGTCTTTCAATCTTTAGCTCAATCTTTGAAATTCCACGGTGGGTCCGAAATATATGTGGGTGGTGTCACCCAGTGGGGGAAAAAGCCCTGCACTAATCATACTGCTGCGGACACCCGTCTggagcatacatatatatataatatatacatacagcctGTATATTCATGGACCGCTGTCCTGCCATGGACCGCCAGGCCTCAGCCAGTTCATGCCATGGTTATGTACGGCCAGGATACGTGTGAGGAGGGGAGAGGCAGGTGACGTCGCTGAGTGGATCTCTTGAGATCCCAATGACCCGGAGGTATCTCTGGGATCGGGAGAAAGGGCCCGGCCTCTGAGCCTTATGTGTTCCATCGCGACGAGTCCCCGGTAGCAGGGATTGTGCGATATGATTTGAAACGGTTTTATATCGCTCTGGGGACCGTTCCACCGGGTTTAAATACATCTGCAAAGAGAGAGGATCTTCCGGATAAGACCCAGCATGGCTCTGGCTTATCAAAGAGtaatgggagttgcagttcACCCCATGGGGCTCACAGAATGTATGCTTAGTTTCTAGAAGAAGGGCCGGCGAGTCCCTGGAGTTCCTTTCATTTCCTCTCTATATGATGATCGTTTTTCTATGTTTTGGGCGTGAGACTGAAGGACGGGTCATTAATCCGCGGAGCGGAAGCCATTACCCCGCGGCCGCCATAGATCCTCGCAGCGTCTCTCGCGGCCAATGAGCGGCGTTTTCAGGGTCAGGGCCGGTTACCCGCGCGGTGCGTCTCTCGGCCGGCCATATTAAGGTGAACTAATTTGATTTTAATGCGATCCAAATTCTCGGTGTGCGGAGCAGGGAGCCGCACTAAGTCCTAATTACATCTAATTGCTAATTCTAACATAACAAATTTCCAGGATAAATGATTCCTCGTTAATAGCCCCCGGAGAACGACTAAGGTATTTCTTTTTAGTGTAACTGTATCAAATCATAAAAGGAGGATTCATCGGCTGCCGGAGTTGGAGGACGGAGGCCATAAAACCGCTTTTTACTGAGAAAGCATTTCGGAGAGAAGCGTTCGGGCTTTTTATGGGGAAAGCATTACTTATTCACCGCCGCGTGCGAGGAGCCGGGGGTTACATGGGGTACACTTAAAGTGATGCCGCCTGCCTTTATCAATGCAAgcccaaagagcttgcaatctaaggCCCGCGTGTCAGGGTGGAGGATGGAGGCGTTGGAGCGAGGGCGTTAGCGGGGGCCGGGCCGTGTGACCGTCATTGCTTCCAGACTGTCGGATTCTGACAAAAATGTATAG
This window of the Spea bombifrons isolate aSpeBom1 chromosome 12, aSpeBom1.2.pri, whole genome shotgun sequence genome carries:
- the KLHDC7A gene encoding kelch domain-containing protein 7A → MPLAGKVALSLSALFVLALAYRFYKSRAPASVGTCRGDPTTVTREEDVAAEASLQGYEDGDTAKLRLRRVKGTLSGRKVTDTGHPVVDSQRTREVLLTDLKTLNNSAICKEQQHAHTEEQQHVKSTKECGWVPDQGPLQNAGGVQTQHRGEDNFTGDGVCGQTPDPRYRQDPEGKEMHDSWHSGTTGDCTARAAQNVKTQCDVDVSINQDRQTIREIHRFSSTSEVRLAEGVIREKRAEDGVPNRVHGAGELRGKIYNYHVESTSESVRERCVNVGVGPPHPSLVHIKTDIEKEEREKCQAGEVGDVDETDLVPITQSQKLSQSEDNEVHNVDLETGSSSVSNTPSAAQALGPSLTGHGPDAATDTLMTPGTSTHHVTLSPESAFDIHLNLENCYEVLSFAKKHHLDALKGAAYKVMSTDYLLVLQNPSVYGRLNAAERDLILDNRMKGRRYVVVADIDAQGYSTSQKSSSLSYYDNDNDSWQLLSSIPDDAVSRGCSIATMFNYLFVALGSEGPGRQMKPSRRVVCYNPLTGSWKEISPLNEARPHCKLVALDGYLYAIGGECLHTVERYDPRQNRWAYVAPLPNDTFAVAHMATAYDDSIYVTGGTIRYMLLRYRPKENVWGSSIISGSKDRTTDMVAADNFLYRFDLNRSTGISVHRCNIRARVWYECASYPMPYPAPFQCAVMDNNIYCVGRNLHLRFLAEDISPRFMDGDLQTLPSPSGLPLPLVLILPAKASR